A window of Pseudomonas guangdongensis contains these coding sequences:
- the dksA gene encoding RNA polymerase-binding protein DksA has product MPTKTQEKSSQLIRSFDPYRETPGEEYMSDAMRAHFVGILNNWKQELMEEVDRTVHHMQDEAANFPDPADRASQEEEFSLELRTRDRERKLIKKIDETLQLIEDNDYGWCESCGVEIGIRRLEARPTATLCIDCKTLAEIKEKQLGS; this is encoded by the coding sequence ATGCCCACCAAGACCCAAGAAAAGAGCAGTCAACTGATCCGCAGCTTCGACCCCTATCGGGAAACCCCCGGCGAGGAGTACATGAGCGATGCGATGCGCGCTCATTTCGTCGGCATTCTCAACAACTGGAAGCAGGAGCTGATGGAGGAGGTCGACCGCACCGTGCATCACATGCAGGACGAGGCCGCCAACTTCCCCGACCCGGCCGACCGCGCCAGCCAGGAAGAGGAGTTCAGCCTGGAACTGCGCACCCGCGACCGCGAGCGCAAGCTGATCAAGAAGATCGACGAAACCCTGCAACTGATCGAAGACAACGATTACGGCTGGTGCGAATCCTGTGGCGTCGAGATCGGCATCCGCCGTCTGGAAGCCCGCCCCACCGCCACCCTGTGCATCGATTGCAAGACGCTGGCGGAAATCAAGGAAAAGCAGCTGGGTTCCTGA
- a CDS encoding pyridoxal phosphate-dependent aminotransferase yields MPASYSARSRAIEPFHVMALLARANELQAAGHDVIHLEIGEPDFSTAEPIVRAGQAALAAGHTRYTAARGLPALREALAGFYARRYGVDIDPARILITPGGSGALLLAAALLVDPGKHWLLADPGYPCNRHFLRLVEGAAQLVPVGAESRYQLNPELVARHWDRDSVGALLASPANPTGTVLSREELAGLSAALRARGGHLVVDEIYHGLTYGLEAPSVLEVDDEAFVLNSFSKYFGMTGWRLGWLVAPHKAVPELEKLAQNLYISAPTIAQHAALACFEEETLAILEARRAEFARRRDYLLPALRELGFGIAVEPEGAFYLYADIAAFGGDSYALCQHLLETEHVAITPGLDFGRHQAGRHVRFAYTQSLPRLEQAVERIARGLRSWRPDAV; encoded by the coding sequence ATGCCGGCGTCCTACAGTGCGCGCAGTCGCGCCATCGAACCCTTCCACGTCATGGCCCTGCTGGCGCGTGCCAACGAGCTGCAGGCGGCCGGGCACGACGTCATCCACCTGGAGATCGGCGAACCGGACTTCTCCACCGCCGAGCCCATCGTGCGCGCCGGGCAGGCCGCGCTGGCCGCCGGGCACACCCGCTACACCGCGGCGCGCGGCCTGCCGGCGCTGCGCGAGGCGCTGGCCGGCTTCTACGCGCGGCGCTACGGGGTGGACATCGACCCGGCGCGGATCCTGATCACGCCCGGCGGCAGCGGCGCGCTGCTGCTGGCCGCGGCGCTGCTGGTCGATCCCGGCAAGCACTGGCTGCTGGCCGACCCGGGCTACCCGTGCAACCGCCATTTCCTGCGTCTGGTGGAGGGCGCTGCGCAGCTGGTGCCGGTCGGCGCCGAGAGCCGCTACCAGCTCAACCCCGAACTGGTGGCGCGCCACTGGGACCGCGACAGCGTCGGCGCGCTGCTCGCCTCGCCGGCCAACCCGACCGGCACCGTGCTGTCGCGCGAGGAGCTGGCCGGCCTGTCGGCGGCGCTGCGCGCGCGCGGCGGCCATCTGGTGGTGGACGAGATCTACCACGGCCTGACCTACGGCCTGGAGGCGCCCAGCGTGCTGGAGGTGGACGACGAGGCCTTCGTGCTCAACAGCTTCTCCAAGTACTTCGGCATGACCGGCTGGCGCCTGGGCTGGCTGGTGGCGCCGCACAAGGCGGTGCCGGAGCTGGAGAAACTGGCGCAGAACCTCTACATCAGCGCGCCGACCATCGCCCAGCACGCCGCCCTGGCCTGCTTCGAGGAGGAGACCCTGGCGATCCTCGAAGCGCGCCGCGCCGAGTTCGCCCGGCGCCGCGACTACCTGCTGCCGGCGCTGCGCGAACTGGGCTTCGGCATCGCCGTGGAGCCCGAGGGCGCTTTTTACCTGTACGCCGACATCGCGGCGTTCGGCGGCGATTCCTACGCGCTGTGCCAGCATCTGCTGGAGACCGAGCATGTGGCGATCACCCCGGGGCTGGACTTCGGCCGCCACCAGGCCGGCCGCCATGTGCGTTTCGCCTACACCCAGAGCCTGCCGCGCCTGGAGCAGGCGGTCGAGCGCATCGCCCGCGGCCTGCGCAGCTGGCGTCCCGATGCAGTTTGA
- the sfsA gene encoding DNA/RNA nuclease SfsA yields MQFDPPLEEGRLLRRYKRFFADVETASGETLTIHCPNTGSMRHCMSEGARVWFSRCDDPKRKLPGTWELVQTPHGRLACINTARANPLVEEALRAGAIAELAGFQRLRREVRYGEENSRIDFCLDFAAGPAFVEVKSVTLGFDGSAVAAFPDAVSARGSKHLRELATLARRGVRAVQLYCVNLSGIEAVRAAAEIDPGYACTLREARAAGVEVLAYGAELSAQGLRLVRRLEVVS; encoded by the coding sequence ATGCAGTTTGATCCGCCGCTGGAAGAGGGCCGCCTGCTGCGCCGCTACAAGCGTTTCTTCGCCGATGTCGAGACCGCCTCGGGCGAGACGCTGACCATCCACTGCCCGAACACCGGCTCGATGCGTCACTGCATGAGCGAGGGCGCGCGGGTCTGGTTCAGCCGCTGCGACGATCCCAAGCGCAAGCTGCCCGGCACCTGGGAGCTGGTGCAGACGCCCCACGGACGGCTGGCCTGCATCAATACCGCGCGGGCCAATCCGCTGGTCGAGGAGGCGCTGCGCGCCGGGGCGATCGCCGAACTGGCCGGTTTCCAGCGCCTGCGCCGCGAGGTGCGCTACGGCGAGGAGAACAGCCGCATCGACTTCTGCCTCGACTTCGCCGCGGGGCCGGCGTTCGTCGAGGTCAAGAGCGTGACCCTGGGCTTCGACGGCAGCGCCGTGGCAGCCTTCCCCGACGCGGTCAGCGCGCGCGGCAGCAAGCACCTGCGCGAGCTGGCCACCCTGGCGCGGCGCGGGGTGCGCGCGGTGCAGCTGTACTGCGTGAACCTGTCCGGCATCGAGGCGGTGCGCGCCGCCGCGGAGATCGACCCGGGCTACGCCTGCACCTTGCGCGAGGCGCGCGCCGCCGGGGTCGAGGTGCTGGCCTACGGCGCCGAGCTGTCGGCGCAGGGCCTGCGCCTGGTGCGGCGTCTGGAGGTCGTGTCCTAG
- a CDS encoding Rieske (2Fe-2S) protein, whose amino-acid sequence MPRLCASPELPEGSSRGFQIGRQALLLVRREGRVYAYRNRCPHRGVALEWQPDRFLDDSGSLIRCARHGALFLIESGECVAGPCAGEFLVALPCREQDGAIWVEL is encoded by the coding sequence ATGCCACGACTGTGCGCCAGCCCGGAGCTGCCCGAGGGCAGCAGCCGCGGCTTCCAGATCGGCCGCCAGGCCCTGCTGCTGGTGCGCCGCGAGGGCCGCGTCTACGCCTATCGCAACCGCTGTCCGCACCGCGGCGTGGCGCTGGAATGGCAACCCGACCGCTTTCTCGACGACAGCGGCAGCCTGATCCGGTGCGCCCGCCACGGCGCGCTGTTCCTGATCGAGTCCGGGGAATGCGTCGCCGGCCCCTGCGCCGGCGAGTTCCTCGTCGCCCTGCCCTGCCGCGAGCAGGACGGCGCCATCTGGGTCGAGCTCTAG
- a CDS encoding FecCD family ABC transporter permease, whose translation MIVPLRGPWLLPLLLLVLGLAFWLSLALGPVPLPLADILRVLGRLAGLPLDGEGLQQAELIVAQIRLPRSLLGLAAGAVLALCGVAMQGLFRNPLADPGLIGVSGGAALGAACAIVLGASLGGLPEAWAPYLLSVSAFAGGLLSTALVYRLGRRDGEIRVATMLLAGIALTALSGAAIGLLSYLADDTTLRSLTFWNLGSLNGASYRRLWPLLLIALAVALWLPRRARALNALLLGESEARHLGFEVERLKRELVFCTALGVGAAVAAAGMIGFIGLLVPHLMRLLVGPDHRLLLPAAALGGASLLLGADLLARLALAPAELPIGIVTALLGAPFFLFLLVRGRY comes from the coding sequence ATGATCGTTCCGCTGCGCGGCCCCTGGCTGCTCCCCCTGTTGCTGCTGGTGCTGGGCCTAGCGTTCTGGCTGTCGCTGGCGCTCGGCCCGGTGCCCCTGCCGCTGGCCGACATCCTGCGGGTGCTGGGGCGCCTGGCCGGCCTGCCGCTGGACGGCGAGGGGCTGCAGCAGGCCGAGCTGATCGTCGCCCAGATCCGCCTGCCGCGCAGCCTGCTGGGGCTGGCGGCGGGCGCGGTGCTGGCGCTGTGCGGGGTGGCGATGCAGGGGCTGTTCCGCAATCCGCTGGCCGATCCGGGGCTGATCGGCGTGTCCGGCGGCGCGGCGCTGGGCGCGGCCTGCGCCATCGTCCTCGGCGCCAGCCTGGGCGGGCTGCCGGAGGCCTGGGCGCCCTACCTGCTGTCGGTGTCGGCGTTCGCCGGCGGCCTGCTGAGCACCGCGCTGGTCTACCGCCTCGGCCGCCGCGACGGCGAGATCCGGGTGGCCACCATGCTGCTCGCCGGCATCGCCCTGACCGCGCTGTCCGGCGCGGCCATCGGCCTGCTCAGCTACCTGGCCGACGACACCACCCTGCGCAGTCTGACCTTCTGGAACCTGGGCAGCCTCAACGGCGCCAGCTACCGGCGCCTGTGGCCGCTGCTGCTGATCGCCCTGGCCGTGGCGCTGTGGCTGCCGCGCCGCGCGCGGGCGCTCAACGCCCTGCTGCTGGGCGAGTCGGAGGCGCGCCACCTGGGCTTCGAGGTCGAGCGGCTCAAGCGCGAACTGGTGTTCTGCACCGCGCTGGGCGTCGGCGCGGCGGTGGCGGCGGCCGGGATGATCGGCTTCATCGGCCTGCTGGTGCCGCACCTGATGCGCCTGCTGGTCGGCCCCGACCACCGCCTGCTGCTGCCAGCGGCGGCGCTGGGCGGCGCCAGCCTGCTGCTCGGCGCCGATCTGCTCGCCCGTCTGGCGCTGGCCCCGGCGGAGCTGCCGATCGGCATCGTCACCGCGCTGCTCGGCGCGCCGTTCTTCCTGTTCCTGCTGGTACGGGGGCGCTACTGA
- a CDS encoding heme ABC transporter ATP-binding protein, with translation MLRSEGLAVRRGGRAVLQGIDLQLHPGEVLGVLGPNGAGKSSLLAALCGELAAAGGAVWFDGRPLAHWPALQRARRLAVLPQSSSLDFAFRVEEVVALGRLPHASGSAADRRIVEAALEAADIAALHGRNYLTLSGGERQRVHLARVLAQLWPGDVGQVLLLDEPTAMLDPQHQHRCLAAARQLAARGVAVLVILHDLNLAARYCERLLLLAEGRVQALGATREVLRAELLEAVFGLPVLVREHPERGHPLVIAR, from the coding sequence ATGCTGCGCAGCGAGGGGCTGGCGGTGCGCCGTGGCGGGCGTGCGGTGCTGCAGGGCATCGACCTGCAGTTGCATCCGGGCGAGGTGCTCGGCGTGCTCGGCCCCAACGGCGCCGGCAAGAGCAGCCTGCTGGCGGCGCTGTGCGGTGAGCTGGCGGCGGCCGGCGGCGCGGTGTGGTTCGACGGGCGGCCGCTGGCGCACTGGCCGGCGCTGCAGCGCGCCCGGCGCCTGGCGGTGCTGCCGCAGAGTTCCAGCCTCGACTTCGCCTTCCGCGTCGAGGAGGTGGTCGCGCTCGGCCGCCTGCCGCACGCCAGCGGCAGCGCCGCCGACCGGCGCATCGTCGAGGCGGCGCTGGAGGCCGCCGACATCGCCGCGCTGCACGGGCGCAACTACCTGACCCTGTCCGGCGGCGAGCGCCAGCGCGTGCATCTGGCCCGGGTGCTGGCGCAGCTCTGGCCGGGCGACGTAGGACAGGTGCTGCTGCTCGACGAGCCGACCGCGATGCTCGATCCGCAGCACCAGCACCGCTGCCTGGCGGCGGCGCGGCAGCTGGCCGCGCGCGGCGTGGCGGTGCTGGTGATCCTGCATGACCTGAACCTGGCCGCGCGCTATTGTGAGCGCCTGCTGCTGCTCGCCGAGGGGCGCGTGCAGGCGCTGGGGGCGACCCGCGAGGTGCTGCGCGCCGAGCTGCTGGAGGCGGTGTTCGGCCTGCCGGTGCTGGTCCGCGAGCACCCCGAGCGCGGCCACCCGCTGGTCATCGCCCGCTGA
- a CDS encoding ChaN family lipoprotein translates to MRVLSLLCAALWLCGCAATSPGVTPLPAWQSPEGRADAQLGQIVELASGRTLTPQQLLDRLAEAPRLLIGEQHDNPDHHALQLWLLENLAARRASGSLLLEMLNPDQQARVDALRAALARGERPELPAALAWQPGWDWAQYAALVDWALRQPAPLWAANLDREEIRRLYAERPALAGQRSTRAAVSEALLAQIRASHCGLLPDSQLPAMLAVQQQRDRRMAERLRAAPTPAVLIAGAFHARRDLGVPLHLEDLGAAEGARVLILAEVGKPVAAQAADYVWYTAAVPAEDHCARLRR, encoded by the coding sequence ATGCGTGTCCTGTCGTTGCTGTGCGCTGCCCTGTGGCTGTGCGGCTGTGCCGCCACCTCGCCCGGCGTCACGCCGCTGCCGGCCTGGCAGAGTCCCGAAGGGCGCGCGGATGCGCAGCTCGGACAGATCGTCGAGCTGGCCAGCGGTCGCACCCTGACCCCGCAGCAGCTGCTCGACCGACTGGCGGAGGCGCCGCGGCTGCTGATCGGCGAGCAGCACGACAACCCCGATCACCACGCCCTGCAGCTCTGGCTGCTGGAAAACCTGGCCGCGCGGCGCGCCTCCGGCAGCCTGCTGCTGGAAATGCTCAACCCCGACCAGCAGGCGCGCGTCGATGCGCTGCGCGCCGCCCTTGCCCGCGGCGAGCGGCCGGAGCTGCCGGCGGCGCTGGCCTGGCAGCCCGGCTGGGACTGGGCGCAGTACGCCGCGCTGGTCGACTGGGCGCTGCGCCAGCCGGCGCCGCTGTGGGCGGCCAACCTGGATCGCGAGGAAATCCGCCGTCTCTATGCCGAGCGCCCGGCGCTCGCCGGACAACGCTCGACCCGCGCGGCGGTGAGCGAGGCGCTGCTGGCGCAGATCCGCGCCTCGCACTGCGGCCTGCTGCCGGACAGCCAGTTGCCGGCAATGCTGGCGGTGCAGCAGCAGCGCGACCGGCGCATGGCCGAGCGGCTGCGCGCGGCGCCGACCCCGGCGGTGCTGATCGCCGGGGCCTTCCATGCGCGCCGCGACTTGGGCGTGCCGCTGCATCTGGAGGATCTCGGCGCCGCCGAGGGCGCCCGCGTGCTGATCCTCGCCGAAGTCGGCAAGCCGGTGGCGGCGCAGGCCGCCGACTACGTCTGGTACACCGCGGCGGTGCCGGCCGAGGATCACTGCGCGCGCCTGCGCCGCTAG
- a CDS encoding TfoX/Sxy family DNA transformation protein, which yields MNDELLQMRNLGKTSALWLHTVGIHTAGELRRLGAAAAYRAVLARGINASRVLLYSIEGALLDRHWSELTDEHKMRLLQQVEALGKSGNTL from the coding sequence ATGAACGACGAGTTGTTGCAGATGCGCAATCTCGGCAAGACTTCGGCGCTCTGGTTGCACACCGTGGGCATCCACACCGCAGGCGAGCTGCGCCGCCTCGGCGCCGCCGCCGCCTACCGGGCGGTGCTGGCCCGGGGCATCAACGCCTCGCGGGTGCTGCTCTATTCCATCGAGGGCGCCCTGCTCGACCGCCACTGGAGCGAGCTGACGGACGAGCACAAGATGCGCCTGCTGCAGCAGGTCGAGGCGCTCGGCAAGAGCGGTAACACCTTGTAA
- a CDS encoding bifunctional aminoglycoside phosphotransferase/ATP-binding protein, producing the protein MSQSLIEALQNPALYPHPVAGFEVIETHISWVLLTGDYAYKLKKPVDFGFLDFSSREAREHFCHEELRLNQRSARDLYLEVLPVTGSPEAPQLGGDGPVVDHLLKMRQFPQSGLLSNVLARGELTPAHIDTLAQRIAELHAQAARVPAGHALGSAEAVMAPVRQNFEQIRPLLGEETADLAQLQHLEAWAEDTFARLAPLLEQRKADGFIRECHGDIHLANVTLIDGEVVLFDCIEFNEPFRLIDVISDAAFLAMDLEDRGLKALSRRFINAYLELSGDYAGLALLPFYKAYRAMVRAKISLFRLGQEQDPVERAMILRQYRNYAALAESYSAIPSRFLAITHGVSAVGKSHVALRLVEAFGAVRLRSDVERKRLFPAAGEAELYGAEASQQTYAQLHRLAAGILRAGFPVVLDATYLKHAQRLAAQAVAEDSGVPFLILDCQAPQTVIAAWLAERQAEGRDPSDATLAVIQAQEAGREPLRDEELPHSGRIDTHDAASLNGLVERIRQQLPEL; encoded by the coding sequence GTGAGCCAGTCCCTGATCGAAGCCCTGCAGAATCCCGCCCTTTATCCCCACCCGGTGGCGGGGTTCGAAGTCATCGAGACGCACATCTCCTGGGTTCTGCTCACTGGCGACTATGCCTACAAGCTGAAGAAGCCGGTCGATTTCGGCTTCCTCGACTTCAGCAGCCGCGAAGCGCGCGAGCACTTCTGCCACGAGGAGCTGCGCCTCAACCAGCGCAGCGCCCGCGACCTCTATCTGGAAGTGCTGCCGGTCACCGGCAGCCCGGAAGCCCCGCAGCTCGGCGGCGACGGCCCGGTCGTCGACCACCTGCTGAAGATGCGCCAGTTCCCGCAGAGCGGCCTGCTGTCCAACGTGCTGGCCCGCGGCGAACTGACCCCGGCGCACATCGACACCCTCGCCCAGCGCATCGCCGAGCTGCACGCCCAGGCCGCGCGCGTGCCGGCCGGGCACGCGCTGGGCAGCGCCGAGGCGGTGATGGCGCCGGTGCGGCAGAACTTCGAGCAGATCCGCCCGCTGCTCGGCGAGGAGACCGCCGACCTGGCCCAGCTGCAGCATCTGGAAGCCTGGGCAGAGGACACCTTCGCGCGCCTCGCCCCGCTGCTCGAACAGCGCAAGGCCGACGGCTTCATCCGCGAATGCCACGGCGACATCCACCTGGCCAACGTCACCCTGATCGACGGCGAAGTGGTGCTGTTCGACTGCATCGAGTTCAACGAGCCGTTCCGCCTGATCGACGTGATCAGCGACGCCGCCTTCCTCGCCATGGACCTGGAAGACCGTGGCCTCAAGGCGCTGTCGCGGCGCTTCATCAATGCCTACCTGGAGCTGAGCGGCGACTACGCCGGCCTCGCCCTGCTGCCGTTCTACAAGGCCTACCGGGCCATGGTCCGCGCCAAGATCAGCCTGTTCCGCCTCGGCCAGGAGCAGGACCCGGTGGAGCGCGCGATGATCCTGCGCCAGTACCGCAACTACGCCGCCCTGGCGGAAAGCTACAGCGCCATTCCCTCGCGCTTCCTGGCCATCACCCACGGGGTCTCCGCGGTCGGCAAGAGCCACGTCGCCCTGCGCCTGGTCGAGGCCTTCGGCGCCGTGCGCCTGCGCTCGGACGTCGAGCGCAAGCGCCTGTTCCCCGCCGCCGGGGAAGCCGAGCTGTACGGCGCCGAGGCCAGCCAGCAGACCTACGCGCAGCTGCACCGGCTGGCGGCGGGCATCCTGCGGGCCGGCTTCCCGGTGGTGCTCGACGCCACCTACCTCAAGCACGCCCAGCGCCTGGCCGCCCAGGCGGTGGCCGAGGACAGCGGCGTGCCCTTCCTGATCCTCGACTGCCAGGCGCCGCAGACGGTGATCGCCGCCTGGCTGGCCGAGCGCCAGGCCGAAGGCCGCGACCCCTCCGATGCCACCCTCGCGGTGATCCAGGCCCAGGAGGCCGGGCGCGAACCGCTGCGCGACGAGGAACTGCCGCACAGCGGGCGGATCGACACCCACGACGCCGCCAGCCTCAACGGTCTGGTCGAGCGCATCCGCCAGCAACTGCCCGAACTCTGA
- the mrcB gene encoding penicillin-binding protein 1B, translated as MTRSRTPSRSARGRRQVPAKTRPWLRWLIRLGLLGALLLAGLMIYLDAVVQEKFSGQRWTVPAKVYARPLELFAGLKLSRDDFLTELDALGYRRTRAVQGPGEVSVAGNQVELHSRGFQFYDGSEAPQRLRVAFSGQQVSSLSQPGAGSLAVARLEPLLIGGLYPAHNEDRVLIRLDEVPPYLVETLIAVEDREFYNHFGVSPKSIARAIWVNASAGSVVQGGSTLTQQLVKNFFLSNERSLTRKGTEALMALLLELHYDKQQILEGYLNEVFLGQDGQRAIHGFGLASQYFFGQPLAELRLHQVALLVGMVKGPSYYNPRRHPERALERRNLVLDLLAAQGVASAEEVARAKQAGLDVSPRGSLANSSFPAFLDLVKRQLRQDYREEDLTEEGLRIFTSFDPILQLKAETAMADTLKRLGARKGVDEVEAAMVVTNPQTGEIQALLGSRQPRFAGFNRALDAQRPIGSLVKPAVYLTALERPSQYTLTSWLADEPFSVKGADGQVWQPKNYDRRAHGTIFLYQGLANSYNLSTAKLGLEVGVDNVLKTVRRLGAEQDWPAYPSMLLGAGALSPMQVATMYQTIANGGFNTPLRGIRSVLAADGEPLKGYPYEVQQRFDPGAIHLLQTAMRRVMREGTGRSVYNQVPGSLELAGKTGTSNDSRDSWFAGFGQDLLAVVWMGRDDNGTTPLTGATGALQVWSGFMRRAMPASLDLTPPDNVQRAWIDPYSGQGSDASCPGALQMPYIRGSEPPAGMPCQSAPALEAVDPVLDLIRGWLQ; from the coding sequence ATGACTCGATCCCGTACCCCCTCCCGCTCTGCCCGCGGACGCCGCCAGGTGCCCGCCAAGACCCGTCCCTGGCTGCGCTGGCTGATCCGCCTGGGTCTGCTCGGCGCGCTGCTGCTGGCCGGCCTGATGATCTACCTCGATGCGGTGGTGCAGGAGAAGTTCTCCGGCCAGCGCTGGACGGTGCCGGCCAAGGTCTACGCCCGCCCGCTGGAGCTGTTCGCCGGCCTCAAGCTGAGTCGCGACGACTTCCTCACCGAGCTGGACGCCCTGGGCTACCGGCGCACCCGCGCGGTGCAGGGGCCGGGCGAGGTGTCCGTGGCCGGCAACCAGGTCGAGCTGCACAGCCGCGGCTTCCAGTTCTACGACGGCAGCGAGGCGCCGCAGCGGCTGCGCGTGGCCTTCTCCGGCCAGCAGGTGAGCAGCCTCAGCCAGCCCGGCGCCGGCAGCCTGGCGGTGGCGCGTCTGGAGCCCCTGCTGATCGGCGGCCTGTACCCGGCGCACAACGAGGACCGGGTGCTGATCCGGCTCGACGAGGTGCCGCCCTACCTGGTCGAGACCCTGATCGCCGTCGAGGATCGCGAGTTCTACAACCATTTCGGCGTGTCGCCCAAGTCGATCGCCCGCGCCATATGGGTCAACGCCAGCGCCGGCTCGGTGGTGCAGGGCGGCAGCACCCTGACCCAGCAGCTGGTGAAGAACTTCTTCCTCAGCAACGAGCGCAGCCTGACCCGCAAGGGCACCGAGGCACTGATGGCGCTGCTGCTGGAGCTGCATTACGACAAGCAGCAGATCCTCGAGGGCTACCTCAACGAGGTGTTCCTCGGCCAGGACGGCCAGCGTGCGATCCACGGCTTCGGTCTGGCCAGCCAGTACTTCTTCGGCCAGCCGCTGGCCGAACTGCGTCTGCACCAGGTCGCCCTGCTGGTCGGCATGGTCAAGGGGCCGTCCTACTACAACCCGCGGCGCCACCCGGAACGGGCGCTGGAGCGGCGCAACCTGGTGCTCGACCTGCTCGCCGCGCAGGGCGTGGCCAGCGCCGAGGAAGTGGCCCGCGCCAAGCAGGCCGGGCTGGACGTCAGTCCGCGCGGCAGTCTGGCCAACAGCTCGTTCCCGGCGTTCCTCGACCTGGTCAAGCGCCAGCTGCGCCAGGACTACCGCGAGGAGGACCTGACCGAGGAAGGCCTGCGGATCTTCACCAGCTTCGACCCGATCCTCCAGCTCAAGGCCGAAACCGCCATGGCCGACACCCTCAAGCGCCTCGGCGCGCGCAAGGGCGTCGACGAGGTGGAGGCGGCGATGGTGGTGACCAACCCGCAGACCGGCGAGATCCAGGCGCTGCTGGGCAGCCGCCAGCCGCGCTTCGCCGGCTTCAACCGCGCGCTGGATGCCCAGCGGCCGATCGGCTCGCTGGTCAAGCCGGCGGTCTACCTGACCGCCCTGGAGCGGCCCAGCCAGTACACCCTGACCAGCTGGCTGGCCGACGAGCCGTTCTCGGTCAAGGGCGCCGACGGTCAGGTCTGGCAGCCGAAGAACTACGACCGCCGCGCCCACGGCACCATCTTCCTTTATCAGGGGCTGGCCAACTCCTACAACCTGTCCACCGCCAAGCTGGGCCTGGAGGTCGGCGTCGACAACGTGCTGAAGACCGTGCGCCGCCTCGGCGCCGAGCAGGACTGGCCGGCCTACCCGTCGATGCTGCTGGGCGCCGGCGCGCTCAGCCCGATGCAGGTGGCGACCATGTACCAGACCATCGCCAACGGCGGCTTCAATACCCCGCTGCGCGGGATCCGCAGCGTGCTGGCCGCCGATGGCGAACCGCTCAAGGGCTATCCCTACGAGGTGCAGCAGCGCTTCGATCCGGGCGCCATCCACCTGCTGCAGACCGCGATGCGCCGGGTGATGCGCGAGGGCACCGGTCGCTCGGTCTACAACCAGGTGCCGGGCTCCCTGGAGCTCGCCGGCAAGACCGGCACCAGCAACGACTCGCGCGACAGCTGGTTCGCCGGCTTCGGCCAGGATCTGCTCGCCGTGGTGTGGATGGGTCGCGACGACAACGGCACCACGCCGCTGACCGGCGCCACCGGCGCGCTGCAGGTGTGGAGCGGCTTCATGCGCCGCGCCATGCCGGCCTCGCTGGACCTCACGCCGCCGGACAACGTGCAGCGCGCCTGGATCGACCCGTACAGCGGCCAGGGCTCGGACGCCAGCTGCCCGGGCGCGCTGCAGATGCCGTATATTCGCGGCAGCGAGCCGCCGGCCGGCATGCCCTGCCAGTCCGCCCCGGCGCTGGAGGCGGTGGACCCGGTGCTGGACCTGATCCGCGGCTGGCTGCAATGA
- a CDS encoding tetratricopeptide repeat protein translates to MNKAWWVPLALSLLAGCATPVQRGSIPVVDAGVPLPSAGGVATRQPSAPPRAVAPAVPQDSGVVVMVPDAVGAAPLQTFPASTAAPGLNTTFEPPLAPSQLSQPSAGVGAVTLAADEQLDGPVLALLTSAQQMERSGNLGGASASLERAQRIAPREPQVLYRLAEVRLAQGDAAQAEQLARRGLSYAGGRPTLQASLWDVIARARERQGDAAGAAEARQRARVNL, encoded by the coding sequence GTGAACAAGGCTTGGTGGGTGCCGCTGGCACTGTCTCTGCTGGCGGGTTGTGCGACGCCCGTGCAGCGCGGTTCGATTCCGGTGGTGGACGCCGGCGTGCCGCTGCCGTCGGCCGGCGGCGTGGCGACGCGCCAGCCGAGCGCGCCGCCGCGCGCCGTCGCGCCGGCCGTGCCGCAGGACTCCGGGGTGGTGGTGATGGTGCCCGACGCGGTCGGCGCCGCGCCCCTGCAGACTTTCCCGGCCAGCACGGCCGCGCCGGGGCTGAACACCACCTTCGAGCCGCCGCTCGCGCCCAGCCAGCTGAGCCAGCCCAGCGCCGGGGTCGGCGCGGTGACCCTGGCCGCCGACGAGCAGCTCGACGGCCCGGTGCTGGCGCTGCTGACTTCCGCGCAGCAGATGGAGCGCAGCGGCAACCTTGGCGGCGCCTCGGCCAGCCTCGAACGCGCCCAGCGCATCGCCCCGCGCGAGCCGCAGGTGCTCTATCGCCTGGCCGAAGTGCGTCTGGCCCAGGGCGACGCCGCCCAGGCCGAGCAGCTGGCGCGTCGCGGGCTGAGCTACGCCGGCGGGCGTCCCACCCTGCAGGCCAGTCTGTGGGACGTGATCGCCCGCGCCCGCGAGCGCCAGGGCGATGCTGCCGGCGCTGCCGAGGCGCGCCAGCGCGCGCGGGTCAACCTGTGA
- a CDS encoding YqcC family protein, producing MDARIPALAEQLLLIERELRLLGWWSEQMPAAERLASVEPFCVDTLALEEWLQWIFLPRMKALIESGGTLPGACAIRAMAEQAWPHEGRRVIVLLEALGEFDRLIGEPSASI from the coding sequence ATGGACGCCCGTATTCCGGCGCTGGCCGAGCAACTGCTGCTGATCGAGCGCGAACTGCGCCTGCTGGGCTGGTGGAGCGAGCAGATGCCGGCGGCCGAGCGTCTGGCCAGCGTCGAGCCGTTCTGCGTCGACACCCTGGCCCTCGAAGAGTGGTTGCAGTGGATCTTCCTGCCGCGGATGAAGGCGCTCATCGAGTCGGGCGGCACCCTGCCGGGCGCCTGCGCGATCCGCGCCATGGCCGAGCAGGCCTGGCCTCACGAAGGCCGGCGGGTGATCGTGCTGCTGGAGGCGCTGGGCGAGTTCGACCGCCTGATCGGCGAGCCGTCCGCGTCGATCTGA